In Rattus norvegicus strain BN/NHsdMcwi chromosome 1, GRCr8, whole genome shotgun sequence, a genomic segment contains:
- the LOC134484081 gene encoding uncharacterized protein LOC134484081, whose translation MVAAIAVLIKDARKLTLGQPLTILAPHTVEALVKQPPDRWLSNSHMTHYQALLLDAEQVQFGPVVALNPATLLPLPEEAEQHDCLQILTEVHRTRPDLSDQPLQNADHTWYTDDNSFLAEGEQKAGAAVTTEDKVIWAKALPAGTSAQRAELIALTQALKMAKGKRLNIYTDSRYAFAMAHIHGEIYRRRGLLTSEGKDIKNKAKILALLEALFLPKRLSIIHCPGHQKGHNPEARRNRLADVTAREAAMNKQILPLNSPDQPTPPPVGQTSWVYAHEDIELLEKMGAIYHPQLKQWVYKGLLN comes from the coding sequence atggtggctgctattgctgtcctgatcaaggatgctagaaaattgactttgggacagccactcaccatcctagcaccccacacagtggaggccttggtaaagcagcccccagaccgctggctctctaattcccacatgacccactaccaagccttgttactggatgcagaacaggttcagtttggacccgtagtcgccctcaatcctgccaccttgcttcccctaccagaggaggcagaacagcatgactgcctacaaatcctcacagaagtacatagaaccaggccggacctatcggaccagcctcttcagaatgctgaccacacatggtacacagatgacaacagcttcttggcagagggagagcaaaaggctggagctgcggtcactacggaggacaaagtgatttgggcgaaagccctgcctgctggtacctccgcacaacgggctgaactcatcgccttgactcaggcgctcaagatggcaaaaggtaagaggctaaatatatatacagacagccgttatgcctttgccatggcacacatccacggggagatctatcggaggcgggggctgctcacatctgagggtaaagatattaaaaataaggctaaaattctggccctcttagaagccctattcttgcccaaaagactgagtattatacattgtccaggacaccagaaagggcacaacccagaagcacgaagaaaccggctggccgatgtcacggcgcgagaagcggccatgaacaaacaaatcttgcccttaaatagcccagaccaacccacgcccccaccagtgggacaaaccagttgggtttatgcccatgaggacatagagctcctagaaaaaatgggggccatctaccaccctcaactaaaacagtgggtctacaaaggacttttgaattga